From Amia ocellicauda isolate fAmiCal2 chromosome 12, fAmiCal2.hap1, whole genome shotgun sequence, a single genomic window includes:
- the asb5b gene encoding ankyrin repeat and SOCS box protein 5b isoform X1, which yields MTEIVENRPFAAQLTNVYFTIFALFCFKLFVKISLNILTHFYIVKGNRKEAARIAAEFYDFAEGQSSWADRSPLHEAASQGRLLALKTLLSQGYNVNTLTIDHVTPLHEACLGDHVSCARALIEAGANVNAITIDGVTPLFHACSCGSATCAELLLEHGAKPQADVCQPSPIHEASSKGKSNCVEALISWGADVDHDIPHLGTPLYVACASQQLQCTRKLLDGGANVQKGKFLDTPLHAAAQKNSTEIVKVLLDFGANINAKNVELKRPVEAAPPSSPAERFLLLYEATPTSLCQLCRLCIRQCMGRSRVHLIPQLQLPTILQKFLQHR from the exons ATGACTGAGATAGTGGAGAACAGGCCCTTTGCCGCCCAGCTAACAAATGTTTACTTCACCATATTTGCTCTCTTCTGCTTCAAGCTTTTTGTGAAGATATCCCTGAACATACTCAcccacttctacattgtcaagGGGAACCGGAAGGAGGCAGCCCGCATTGCGGCAGAATTTTATGATTTTGCCGAAGGACAAA GCTCCTGGGCAGACCGGTCCCCTCTCCATGAGGCGGCGAGTCAAGGTCGTCTCCTGGCGCTGAAGACTCTGCTTTCTCAG GGCTACAATGTGAACACTCTAACCATTGACCATGTCACTCCGCTGCATGAAGCCTGCCTAGGAGACCATGTGAGCTGCGCAAGAGCCCTAATCGAGGCCGGAGCCAAT GTGAATGCCATAACCATCGATGGCGTCACACCTCTGTTCCATGCCTGTTCCTGCGGTAGTGCCACCTGTGCGGAGCTGTTACTGGAACATGGTGCCAAACCACAGGCAGATGTGTGTCAGCCTTCCCCGATTCATGAAGCTTCCAGCAAAG GTAAAAGCAACTGTGTCGAAGCCTTGATTTCCTGGGGGGCTGACGTTGACCATGACATTCCACACCTGGGGACCCCCCTCTATGTAGCGTGTGCATCCCAGCAGCTGCAGTGCACTCGGAAACTACTGGATGGAG GAGCCAATGTGCAGAAGGGTAAATTCCTGGACACTCCTTTACACGCTGCGGCTCAGAAGAACAGCACGGAGATCGTCAAAGTGCTGCTGGATTTTGGCGCAAACATCAATGCCAAAAACGTAGAACTAAAGCGGCCTGTGGAGGCAGCCCCTCCCAGCAGCCCAGCGGAGAGATTCCTCCTGCTGTATGAAG CCACACCCACCTCACTGTGCCAGCTGTGTCGCCTGTGCATCAGACAGTGCATGGGCAGATCCAGAGTGCACCTCATTCCTCAGCTGCAGCTGCCCACCATACTGCAGAAGTTCTTACAGCACCGATAA
- the asb5b gene encoding ankyrin repeat and SOCS box protein 5b isoform X2 produces the protein MPKVPSIESKHTEQTSRKRTLDITEDFPFKKKSTWGILTSQGSWADRSPLHEAASQGRLLALKTLLSQGYNVNTLTIDHVTPLHEACLGDHVSCARALIEAGANVNAITIDGVTPLFHACSCGSATCAELLLEHGAKPQADVCQPSPIHEASSKGKSNCVEALISWGADVDHDIPHLGTPLYVACASQQLQCTRKLLDGGANVQKGKFLDTPLHAAAQKNSTEIVKVLLDFGANINAKNVELKRPVEAAPPSSPAERFLLLYEATPTSLCQLCRLCIRQCMGRSRVHLIPQLQLPTILQKFLQHR, from the exons ATGCCCAAGGTCCCATCTATAGAGAGCAAGCACACTGAGCAGACCTCACGGAAAAGGACACTAGACATTACAGAGGATTTccctttcaaaaagaaatcaacCTGGGGTATACTCACTAGTCAAG GCTCCTGGGCAGACCGGTCCCCTCTCCATGAGGCGGCGAGTCAAGGTCGTCTCCTGGCGCTGAAGACTCTGCTTTCTCAG GGCTACAATGTGAACACTCTAACCATTGACCATGTCACTCCGCTGCATGAAGCCTGCCTAGGAGACCATGTGAGCTGCGCAAGAGCCCTAATCGAGGCCGGAGCCAAT GTGAATGCCATAACCATCGATGGCGTCACACCTCTGTTCCATGCCTGTTCCTGCGGTAGTGCCACCTGTGCGGAGCTGTTACTGGAACATGGTGCCAAACCACAGGCAGATGTGTGTCAGCCTTCCCCGATTCATGAAGCTTCCAGCAAAG GTAAAAGCAACTGTGTCGAAGCCTTGATTTCCTGGGGGGCTGACGTTGACCATGACATTCCACACCTGGGGACCCCCCTCTATGTAGCGTGTGCATCCCAGCAGCTGCAGTGCACTCGGAAACTACTGGATGGAG GAGCCAATGTGCAGAAGGGTAAATTCCTGGACACTCCTTTACACGCTGCGGCTCAGAAGAACAGCACGGAGATCGTCAAAGTGCTGCTGGATTTTGGCGCAAACATCAATGCCAAAAACGTAGAACTAAAGCGGCCTGTGGAGGCAGCCCCTCCCAGCAGCCCAGCGGAGAGATTCCTCCTGCTGTATGAAG CCACACCCACCTCACTGTGCCAGCTGTGTCGCCTGTGCATCAGACAGTGCATGGGCAGATCCAGAGTGCACCTCATTCCTCAGCTGCAGCTGCCCACCATACTGCAGAAGTTCTTACAGCACCGATAA